In one window of Chryseobacterium sp. JV274 DNA:
- a CDS encoding DUF456 domain-containing protein yields the protein MDTTIINIFCLILLFVGILGTFLPVLPGLLLSICGLLIYKFGTDADLPMIYIWAFGILTAASVVLSYVIPAKTNRKYGGTRWGSIGSVIGTIVGIFIPIPLGFLIGMFAGVFIGELLHDSKDMNKALQSTKGALIGFIYGTGFSFVVGVAMFLVVLLNMFNVI from the coding sequence ATGGATACGACAATTATTAATATATTCTGCCTTATTCTCCTGTTTGTAGGGATATTGGGAACTTTTCTTCCTGTTTTGCCGGGGCTTTTGCTGAGCATCTGCGGGCTTCTGATCTATAAATTCGGGACGGATGCGGATCTTCCTATGATCTATATCTGGGCATTCGGAATTCTTACAGCAGCATCTGTAGTGTTAAGTTATGTCATTCCTGCAAAAACCAACAGAAAATATGGAGGTACACGCTGGGGAAGCATCGGGTCTGTAATAGGAACTATTGTTGGTATATTTATTCCGATTCCCCTGGGTTTCCTGATAGGAATGTTTGCAGGGGTATTTATTGGTGAATTACTTCATGACAGTAAGGATATGAATAAAGCCTTACAATCTACCAAAGGAGCACTGATTGGATTCATTTACGGAACCGGATTCAGTTTTGTGGTAGGAGTGGCAATGTTTTTGGTAGTACTTCTTAATATGTTTAACGTTATTTAA
- a CDS encoding GNAT family N-acetyltransferase — protein sequence MKLETSRLILNGINEQHTEDILKIRSNPEVNKFVKRVSPKTNYDALQFILTIKERVQNNQTVYWGISLKDQLNLIGTICLWNFSANRKTAEVGYELLPEYHRQGIMSETLKAVLDFGFNELHLQEIVAITNKINENSKGLLVKHDFILLEGKKDEGFPDNIIFSLKRPSGNE from the coding sequence ATGAAACTAGAAACCTCAAGGTTGATTTTAAACGGTATCAATGAACAGCATACCGAAGATATTTTAAAAATCCGAAGCAATCCGGAGGTCAATAAATTTGTGAAAAGGGTTTCACCGAAGACAAATTATGATGCCCTTCAGTTTATTTTAACGATTAAGGAAAGAGTTCAGAATAATCAAACCGTGTATTGGGGAATTTCTTTAAAAGATCAGTTGAATCTTATCGGAACAATCTGTCTTTGGAATTTTTCTGCAAACCGGAAAACAGCAGAAGTTGGTTATGAATTATTGCCGGAATATCACAGACAGGGAATAATGTCTGAAACATTGAAAGCAGTTTTAGATTTTGGGTTTAACGAATTGCATTTACAGGAAATTGTAGCGATTACCAATAAAATTAATGAAAACTCAAAAGGACTTCTTGTAAAACATGACTTTATTTTGTTAGAGGGAAAGAAAGATGAAGGCTTTCCGGATAACATTATTTTTAGTTTAAAAAGACCGTCCGGTAATGAATAA
- a CDS encoding XAC2610-related protein, with protein sequence MNLFNKYKHLPAFVLLGPACFGQYQFEVKNASKNYDAIIQVENCYDDRCSGKGTVELFDHKNTKVQTFASDNLVLETDQTEKPRLGKMIQLTNKQNSVIINDFNFDGTEDIAVRNGNMGNYSAASYDVYVFNSTRMAFVKSKELTDLASSALDIFDVDVKRKRLISYGKSGCCDIFTTEYAVVPNKGLDKVFEKEEDMTVEGRVKVITKEKINNKWVTKTKVYPSEQYNREK encoded by the coding sequence ATGAATTTATTCAATAAGTATAAACATTTACCGGCTTTTGTTTTACTGGGGCCTGCATGTTTCGGACAATATCAGTTTGAGGTTAAAAATGCATCAAAGAATTATGATGCAATCATCCAGGTAGAAAATTGCTATGATGACCGGTGCAGCGGCAAAGGAACTGTAGAATTGTTTGATCATAAAAATACAAAGGTACAGACTTTTGCATCGGATAATCTGGTGTTGGAAACAGATCAGACTGAAAAGCCCAGGCTGGGAAAAATGATCCAGCTGACAAATAAACAGAACTCTGTAATCATTAATGATTTTAATTTTGACGGAACTGAAGATATAGCGGTAAGGAACGGGAATATGGGAAACTATAGCGCTGCTTCCTATGACGTTTATGTATTCAACAGTACAAGAATGGCATTTGTGAAGAGTAAAGAACTTACGGATCTTGCGTCCAGTGCTCTTGATATTTTTGATGTGGATGTGAAACGTAAGCGCCTGATCTCCTATGGAAAATCTGGCTGTTGTGATATTTTTACCACTGAATATGCTGTTGTTCCCAATAAAGGACTTGATAAAGTCTTTGAAAAAGAAGAAGATATGACGGTAGAAGGCCGCGTAAAAGTGATCACTAAAGAAAAGATCAATAATAAGTGGGTAACCAAAACAAAGGTGTACCCTTCAGAACAATATAATAGAGAAAAGTAA
- a CDS encoding uracil-DNA glycosylase yields the protein MTWTEILAPIKSTEYFTTLWEKVKNEYATTKVFPPKNQIFRALELTAFDDVEVVIIGQDPYHNDFQANGLCFSVSEQVTAPPSLKNIFIELKDDLGVVRTSKELDDWGRQGVLLLNATLTVRAHSPNSHKDLGWEKFTNFIIKEISDKKENVVFVLWGAFAQKKAELIDPAKHFILKSAHPSPFSVYRGFFGSKPFSKINEYLVSKGKKPISW from the coding sequence ATGACGTGGACAGAAATTTTAGCCCCTATAAAGAGTACAGAATACTTTACAACCCTTTGGGAGAAAGTAAAGAATGAATATGCAACAACTAAAGTTTTTCCACCGAAAAATCAGATTTTCAGAGCACTGGAGCTGACGGCTTTTGATGATGTTGAGGTCGTTATTATTGGTCAGGACCCTTACCATAATGATTTTCAGGCCAATGGTTTGTGTTTTTCTGTTTCTGAACAGGTTACTGCACCGCCATCACTTAAAAATATTTTTATTGAGTTAAAGGATGATTTAGGAGTGGTGAGAACTTCCAAAGAATTGGATGACTGGGGAAGACAAGGTGTTTTGTTGCTGAATGCTACGTTAACGGTTCGCGCTCATTCACCCAATTCCCATAAAGATCTGGGTTGGGAAAAATTCACCAATTTTATCATTAAAGAAATTTCAGATAAAAAAGAGAATGTAGTATTTGTTTTATGGGGTGCTTTTGCACAAAAAAAAGCCGAACTCATAGATCCGGCTAAGCATTTTATTCTGAAATCGGCGCACCCTTCACCATTTTCTGTATACAGAGGTTTTTTTGGGAGTAAGCCTTTCTCAAAAATTAATGAGTATCTTGTTTCCAAAGGCAAGAAGCCTATTTCGTGGTAG
- a CDS encoding acyltransferase family protein: MKNEIKSLTGLRGVVALWVAFFHFSFFRNEFIQDIVGKGYVAVDIFFVLSAFLLTVSYSGKFKELNYKTIEIFYKKRINRIYPVYIVSVVFIALFLMKTSIAGLLINATLLQCFFNPDYLLNVVYWSLSTEWVCYLIFPFILWFVLHYKIRSEVLIIASLVLRFMLPYLPGHLYIGSEHSMEVGESPRYLDLPYGLVSLLRTVSSYFLGIGVALLPLFKMKKDTLVIYIILLLFVSMLFIEKGLLFIPLLSALMIKYLYEGKQNYLKTFLETKAVYFLGNISYSLYIIHYIVKKQDFVIVHSYHLNNLLLISFSLLLSYVSYMLIERKLKIFKV; the protein is encoded by the coding sequence ATGAAAAATGAAATAAAATCTTTAACGGGGCTTAGAGGGGTTGTTGCATTATGGGTAGCTTTTTTTCATTTTAGTTTTTTTAGAAATGAATTCATTCAGGATATAGTAGGGAAAGGGTATGTGGCAGTGGATATCTTTTTTGTATTGAGTGCTTTTTTATTGACTGTTTCTTATTCTGGAAAATTTAAAGAACTTAATTATAAAACAATAGAAATTTTTTATAAAAAAAGAATCAATAGAATTTATCCTGTATACATTGTATCGGTTGTTTTTATTGCATTGTTTTTAATGAAGACTTCTATAGCAGGGCTTCTGATTAATGCGACCTTATTACAATGCTTTTTTAATCCTGATTACCTGCTGAATGTTGTCTATTGGTCGCTAAGTACAGAGTGGGTTTGTTATTTGATTTTTCCGTTTATACTATGGTTTGTCCTGCATTATAAAATACGAAGCGAAGTTTTAATTATTGCAAGTTTGGTTTTGAGATTTATGCTTCCCTATCTCCCAGGCCATTTGTATATAGGTTCTGAACATTCCATGGAAGTAGGCGAATCACCAAGATATCTTGATCTTCCTTATGGTCTTGTTTCCCTTCTGAGAACAGTATCTTCTTATTTTCTTGGAATTGGGGTTGCTCTTTTACCACTATTTAAAATGAAGAAGGATACCCTCGTTATTTATATCATTCTCTTACTGTTTGTATCTATGTTGTTTATTGAAAAAGGATTGTTATTTATTCCTTTATTATCAGCATTGATGATAAAATATCTGTATGAAGGAAAGCAAAACTATTTAAAAACATTTTTAGAAACCAAGGCAGTGTATTTCCTGGGGAATATTTCTTATTCGCTATATATTATCCATTATATTGTGAAGAAGCAGGATTTCGTTATTGTGCATTCTTATCATCTTAATAATCTGTTATTGATATCTTTTTCGTTGTTATTATCCTATGTTTCTTATATGCTGATCGAAAGAAAACTGAAGATATTTAAAGTATAA
- a CDS encoding carboxypeptidase-like regulatory domain-containing protein has product MKQNYLFIMLCSLVLLANCKGGDESINPEDTKPIPTGTVEGKVFAKNGTKPIGGAIVFTIDSKNQVYHTYSDADGTFSLTAPEGNSTLHIQTGNGLNFRTEVPVTVKKNETTSVASKDSKLNQIAKIAYVEGSYDEIETIITSLGYTATEISYQDLKNFNTISQYDIIFLNCGSRNFNYSGTNYPSNDLSVFSNLSTFITNGGSIYTSDWAAAYLVGGDKNAPYCGVYGGFLDLTKICFNTNGNSAMYNNCSVSNTAMASAIGFSTLDIQYDQPLWQKIQYYDPLFWEVLVQKDNEPLMIRTNKYVNATAPKTPVGTSLNNNQMTICHHTASGNNITITINQNAWNAHQAHGDYVGSCSATTSSGNIYYTTFHNHASGNIGKAGPILEYVILNL; this is encoded by the coding sequence ATGAAACAAAATTACTTGTTCATCATGCTGTGCAGCCTTGTACTGTTAGCAAACTGTAAAGGTGGAGATGAGTCAATCAATCCCGAAGACACCAAACCGATACCCACCGGAACAGTAGAAGGTAAAGTATTTGCTAAAAACGGAACAAAACCTATTGGAGGAGCTATTGTATTTACTATTGATAGTAAAAATCAGGTTTACCACACCTATTCCGATGCAGATGGTACATTCAGTCTAACTGCACCTGAAGGAAACTCTACACTTCACATTCAGACAGGAAATGGTTTAAACTTCAGAACAGAAGTTCCAGTTACCGTTAAAAAAAATGAAACAACCAGTGTAGCAAGCAAAGATTCAAAGCTGAATCAGATTGCAAAAATAGCTTATGTAGAAGGCAGTTATGACGAAATAGAAACTATAATTACAAGTCTTGGTTATACAGCAACAGAAATTAGCTATCAGGATTTAAAAAACTTCAACACCATTTCTCAGTACGATATTATTTTCCTGAACTGTGGTTCACGTAACTTCAATTACTCAGGAACCAATTATCCGAGTAATGACCTTTCTGTTTTCAGTAATCTCTCTACTTTTATCACGAATGGTGGAAGCATTTATACTTCAGACTGGGCTGCAGCCTATCTGGTAGGTGGAGATAAAAATGCACCATACTGCGGTGTTTATGGAGGCTTTCTGGATCTTACAAAGATCTGTTTTAATACCAATGGTAATAGTGCGATGTATAATAACTGTAGCGTTTCCAATACTGCTATGGCTTCAGCAATAGGATTTAGCACATTAGATATTCAGTATGATCAGCCTTTGTGGCAAAAAATCCAGTATTATGATCCTTTGTTCTGGGAAGTATTGGTACAGAAAGATAATGAACCATTGATGATAAGAACCAATAAGTATGTAAATGCAACAGCTCCTAAAACACCTGTCGGAACATCGTTAAACAATAATCAGATGACAATCTGCCATCATACGGCAAGTGGTAACAATATTACCATTACCATTAATCAGAATGCATGGAACGCCCACCAGGCACATGGTGATTATGTGGGATCATGTTCAGCAACTACAAGCAGTGGAAATATCTACTATACCACATTCCATAACCACGCCAGTGGAAATATCGGTAAAGCAGGACCGATTCTGGAATACGTAATCTTAAATTTGTAA
- a CDS encoding mechanosensitive ion channel family protein, which produces MNDQLQETKNFIQELSEQLYIYITQISPSGLDWVFHIIVKLSLLVVLFLITDFVFKFIINFVFRLFHNEQKFPILKSIYQAKITNSVAHFAALIAVAGIQGSIFPENALPKTTIFIIRCINLGLVLMLAGMLYRSLTAFRNYFSIKQDFYKIMALNAISETVKILGLFIFTVVGFCVIFGIKGTTIVGSLGAITAVLVLVFRDTILGFVTGLHVATSKNLKVGDWVSIPKYTIEGNITEINLLTTKITNFDKTVSTIPTYDLMTTEIKNMQVMSESNTRRIKKSIYFNINSFKFLTDEDVERLKEINLISDYLEERTSEIKKEKESLEHRDKIVNGRQLTNIGVFRYYAQKYIENDPDVDKNGTRMVRQLEITPQGLPLEVYCFASDSQWERFEQIQADIFDHLLVASKEFELQVMQVSVKV; this is translated from the coding sequence ATGAATGACCAGTTACAAGAAACTAAAAACTTTATACAGGAGCTGAGCGAACAGCTTTACATTTATATTACCCAGATATCACCTTCCGGGTTGGACTGGGTTTTCCATATTATTGTAAAACTGAGCTTACTTGTTGTCCTGTTTTTAATTACTGATTTTGTTTTTAAGTTCATCATCAATTTTGTATTCAGGTTATTTCATAATGAACAGAAATTTCCCATCTTAAAATCTATTTATCAGGCCAAAATCACCAACTCTGTAGCTCATTTTGCTGCTCTGATTGCTGTAGCTGGCATCCAGGGATCCATATTTCCGGAAAATGCGCTGCCGAAGACAACCATTTTTATCATAAGATGTATCAATCTGGGATTGGTATTAATGTTAGCAGGAATGCTTTACAGATCACTGACGGCTTTCAGAAACTATTTCAGCATCAAACAGGATTTCTACAAGATTATGGCGCTTAATGCCATTTCAGAAACTGTAAAGATTTTAGGACTTTTTATATTTACCGTAGTAGGGTTTTGTGTGATTTTTGGGATCAAAGGAACCACAATCGTAGGAAGTCTTGGGGCGATTACAGCAGTGCTTGTACTGGTTTTCAGAGATACAATATTAGGATTTGTAACAGGACTTCACGTTGCCACTTCTAAAAATTTAAAAGTAGGAGACTGGGTAAGCATTCCAAAATATACTATTGAAGGGAATATTACGGAAATAAATCTTTTAACGACTAAGATCACCAATTTTGATAAAACGGTTTCCACTATTCCTACTTATGATTTGATGACCACTGAGATCAAGAATATGCAGGTGATGTCTGAATCTAATACCCGAAGAATAAAAAAATCCATTTACTTCAACATCAATTCTTTTAAGTTTCTGACTGATGAAGATGTTGAGCGCTTAAAGGAGATTAACCTGATTTCAGATTATCTGGAAGAAAGGACTTCAGAGATCAAAAAAGAAAAAGAAAGCCTTGAACATAGAGATAAAATTGTGAATGGAAGGCAGCTTACCAATATCGGTGTTTTCAGATATTATGCACAGAAATATATTGAAAATGATCCGGATGTAGACAAAAATGGAACCCGAATGGTACGTCAGCTAGAGATTACCCCGCAAGGGCTGCCCCTTGAAGTGTATTGTTTTGCCAGTGACTCTCAATGGGAACGTTTTGAACAGATTCAGGCCGATATTTTTGATCACTTATTAGTCGCTTCAAAAGAATTTGAACTTCAGGTGATGCAGGTAAGTGTAAAAGTGTAA
- a CDS encoding PadR family transcriptional regulator, producing the protein MNTENTKAQMRKGILEFCILSLINNREMYVSDLIDELKKGKLDVVEGTLYPLLTRLKNGEFLSYRWEESTGGPPRKYYQITEKGKLFLDELQNTWNELTASVKNITQQN; encoded by the coding sequence ATGAATACCGAAAATACCAAAGCGCAAATGCGAAAAGGAATTCTGGAATTCTGTATTCTAAGTCTCATCAATAATCGCGAAATGTATGTTTCTGATCTTATTGACGAACTGAAAAAAGGAAAACTGGATGTAGTGGAAGGAACCCTCTACCCTCTTCTTACAAGACTTAAAAACGGAGAGTTTCTCTCTTACAGATGGGAAGAATCTACAGGAGGACCACCCAGAAAATATTATCAGATCACAGAAAAAGGAAAACTTTTCCTGGATGAACTTCAAAACACATGGAATGAGCTGACAGCCTCAGTAAAAAACATCACCCAACAAAATTAA
- a CDS encoding acyl-CoA thioesterase: MTTEERIEASETRIFKAVFPNTTNHYDTLFGGTAMQLMDEVAFITATRFARKRVVTVSSDKIDFKKPIPAGTIVELIGKVSYVGKTSMKVNVEIYTEQMYSYEREKAIVGDFTFVAIDEFKKPIQIL; encoded by the coding sequence ATGACTACAGAAGAAAGAATTGAAGCATCCGAAACCAGAATCTTTAAAGCGGTTTTCCCTAACACAACCAATCATTACGATACCCTTTTTGGTGGTACGGCCATGCAGCTGATGGACGAAGTAGCTTTTATTACAGCCACACGATTTGCCAGAAAAAGAGTGGTAACAGTGAGCAGTGACAAGATCGATTTCAAGAAACCTATTCCAGCCGGAACTATTGTTGAACTGATTGGCAAAGTTTCATACGTAGGAAAAACAAGTATGAAAGTAAATGTTGAGATCTATACCGAGCAGATGTATTCCTATGAAAGAGAAAAAGCCATTGTAGGTGATTTTACTTTTGTAGCGATTGACGAATTCAAGAAACCAATTCAGATACTATAA
- a CDS encoding HD domain-containing protein encodes MKIQKEIDFILAVDALKNVQRRNYNADDSRRENTAEHSWQIIILAQILYPYAKNRADIDLLRVIRMLSIHDLVEIEAGDTFIFDEKAMVGKFDREKASAQKIFGILDEPLRTEFFNLWLEFEDEKTPDAIFACGIDRIMPFILNSHTSGKSWTEAGVTEKQIRNMLENAISRASDEMGEAFELLLSRSLETEKVVK; translated from the coding sequence ATGAAAATTCAGAAAGAGATTGATTTTATCCTGGCAGTGGATGCCTTGAAAAATGTACAGCGAAGAAATTATAATGCTGACGATTCCCGAAGAGAGAATACTGCGGAACATTCATGGCAGATCATCATTCTGGCTCAGATTCTTTATCCATATGCTAAAAACCGTGCAGATATTGATCTGTTGAGAGTGATAAGAATGCTTTCCATTCACGATTTGGTAGAGATAGAAGCTGGGGATACCTTTATTTTTGATGAAAAAGCAATGGTAGGGAAGTTTGACAGAGAGAAAGCATCTGCACAAAAGATTTTCGGTATCCTGGATGAGCCTTTGCGTACAGAGTTCTTCAATCTATGGCTTGAGTTTGAAGATGAGAAAACACCGGATGCTATTTTTGCCTGTGGAATCGACAGAATTATGCCATTTATCTTAAATTCTCATACTTCAGGAAAAAGCTGGACGGAAGCCGGAGTAACAGAAAAACAAATCCGGAATATGCTTGAAAATGCTATCAGCAGAGCATCGGATGAAATGGGAGAAGCCTTTGAACTGCTGCTGAGCAGAAGCCTGGAAACTGAAAAAGTTGTGAAATAA
- a CDS encoding endonuclease MutS2, translated as MYIDKEDLDELEFPQLLAEISPFAYSPKTREKILQLRPMEIDEAELSLKKTSEYLSSFESSNAIPFDEYEDIESELKLMLIENYRLENAAFIKIKTITEQIGKLQKFFPTMPETFPTLLQEVSVLEFRKEIIDKVDKVFNRFGEVKNEASPALKGIRTEIQLAKKAIQENFNRALTTYGQSDFLDDIRETIIDDQRVLAVKSGFKKRVAGRTLGISKTGSITYIQPDSVVKHYFKLRESEEEEKKEIDKVLRQLTTELAEFQPQLWRYQVYIFDLDLTRAKAKFADLVNGILPKINRHKTLKLKDAYHPLLWLRNKVENKTIHPQTLALTEHNRIICISGPNAGGKSITLKTVGLLQLMIQSGILVPVHPKSEMFFFEKVMTDIGDNQSIENHLSTYSSRLKKMSGIIREADANTLLLIDEFGTGSDPELGGALAESFMEFFYDKKSFAIITTHYTNIKLVIEQLPNAQNAAMLFNEETLEPMYKLEVGQAGSSFTFEVAEKNKIPRFIIHSAKKKVEHDIVNLDKTIVKLQQEKFEVEKLKSDLAERKESVEDKRDNLQKLNDQLQQKLFNFQKLYEEEHRKLQFGNKIETFIDSYTKGKSRKDVVKDFVKLLEQEKFRKLGHDKDETKRLQVVKRKITQQLKKEEVIEKIAETNEKLEEQRKSDRALWMKIGQRVRITGSTSVGTIEKISRNKVIVNYGTFKTTINADELERI; from the coding sequence GTGTATATAGATAAAGAAGATTTAGACGAATTAGAGTTTCCGCAATTGCTCGCGGAAATCTCCCCATTTGCGTATTCTCCGAAAACAAGAGAAAAAATTCTTCAACTTCGCCCAATGGAAATAGACGAGGCGGAACTTTCGTTAAAAAAAACGTCAGAATATCTGTCGAGTTTTGAAAGTTCAAATGCGATTCCGTTTGATGAATATGAAGATATTGAAAGTGAGCTGAAACTGATGCTGATTGAGAATTACCGACTGGAAAATGCTGCTTTCATCAAAATAAAAACCATCACGGAACAGATCGGAAAACTGCAGAAGTTCTTCCCTACCATGCCCGAAACATTTCCTACTTTATTACAAGAAGTTTCTGTACTGGAATTCAGAAAAGAGATCATTGATAAAGTAGATAAGGTTTTCAACCGTTTTGGTGAAGTAAAAAATGAAGCTTCTCCGGCCTTAAAAGGCATAAGAACTGAAATTCAGCTTGCTAAAAAAGCAATTCAGGAAAATTTCAACCGTGCACTCACCACCTATGGACAGAGTGACTTTTTGGATGATATCCGGGAAACAATTATTGATGACCAAAGAGTTCTGGCTGTAAAATCAGGATTCAAAAAAAGAGTGGCCGGAAGAACGTTGGGAATTTCCAAAACAGGTTCCATTACTTACATTCAGCCGGACAGTGTTGTAAAACATTACTTCAAGCTTCGTGAAAGTGAAGAAGAAGAGAAAAAAGAAATCGACAAAGTTCTCCGACAGCTTACCACAGAACTGGCAGAGTTTCAACCTCAGCTATGGAGATATCAGGTTTATATTTTTGACCTGGATCTTACAAGAGCGAAAGCTAAATTTGCTGATTTAGTGAATGGAATTCTTCCAAAGATCAACCGTCATAAGACATTGAAGCTTAAAGACGCTTACCATCCATTGCTATGGTTGAGAAATAAAGTAGAGAATAAAACGATTCATCCCCAGACTCTTGCTTTAACAGAACATAACAGAATCATCTGTATTTCCGGGCCTAATGCCGGTGGAAAATCAATTACTCTGAAAACAGTAGGATTATTACAGCTGATGATTCAGAGTGGTATTCTGGTTCCGGTTCATCCCAAATCTGAAATGTTTTTCTTTGAGAAAGTCATGACCGATATTGGTGATAATCAATCCATTGAAAACCACCTGTCGACTTATTCATCCAGATTGAAGAAAATGTCCGGAATCATCCGTGAGGCAGATGCCAATACGCTTCTATTGATTGATGAATTTGGTACCGGTTCTGATCCTGAACTTGGAGGTGCGCTGGCAGAAAGTTTCATGGAGTTTTTCTACGACAAAAAGAGTTTTGCCATTATTACAACGCACTACACCAATATTAAACTGGTGATAGAACAGCTTCCCAATGCCCAGAACGCAGCAATGCTCTTCAATGAAGAAACACTGGAGCCGATGTATAAGCTGGAAGTAGGCCAGGCAGGAAGTTCATTTACTTTTGAAGTTGCAGAAAAGAATAAAATCCCAAGATTTATTATCCATTCTGCGAAGAAAAAGGTAGAGCATGATATTGTTAACCTTGATAAGACTATTGTAAAGCTGCAGCAGGAGAAATTTGAAGTTGAAAAGCTGAAATCTGATCTTGCAGAAAGAAAAGAATCTGTAGAAGATAAGCGTGACAATCTTCAGAAACTGAATGATCAGCTTCAGCAGAAACTTTTCAATTTCCAGAAATTATATGAGGAGGAACACCGCAAGCTTCAGTTCGGGAATAAGATTGAAACATTCATCGACAGTTATACAAAGGGAAAATCCAGAAAGGATGTTGTAAAAGACTTTGTAAAGCTTCTTGAGCAAGAGAAATTCAGAAAATTGGGCCATGACAAAGATGAAACAAAACGCCTGCAGGTTGTTAAGAGAAAAATTACTCAACAGCTGAAAAAGGAGGAAGTCATTGAAAAAATTGCAGAAACCAATGAAAAACTGGAAGAACAGCGTAAAAGCGACCGTGCTCTTTGGATGAAGATTGGACAGCGTGTTCGTATTACAGGAAGTACCAGTGTAGGAACTATCGAAAAGATTTCCCGAAACAAAGTGATTGTTAATTACGGAACTTTCAAAACAACAATTAATGCGGATGAACTTGAGAGAATCTAA
- a CDS encoding GEVED domain-containing protein, with product MTKRLLYVFSFILGISSFQAENKIEAGSKSLFYCDTNAPTDVVVSNVSLTSATVTWTADPNTPNNYVRYRKAGSTTWMIATGLSGQNVFTIGMLEPCTIYEVQVAKICNTITGTWSTPIFFTTVINYCASASTDTSMMHISNVTVNSTGVTAPMVSNSGSSNYTDYRSDVSRRIKFFVGSVGNKLSVSNSWTGTPGTTTVTAWIDLNANGIFESSERVMVANNVTQAAPAVSVFNIPSFATLTTCGTVMRVVSSQTTPTDACGTFTYGEVEDYGVDIINLTLGVGESVKSVQPEIYPNPASDILNISGTSEAANFEIYNAVGQKTGEGKVSDHKVSLHHLSKGVYFIQLKDRERVTRLKFIKK from the coding sequence ATGACAAAAAGACTACTTTATGTATTCTCTTTTATTTTGGGTATTTCAAGCTTTCAGGCAGAAAACAAGATAGAAGCAGGATCAAAATCTTTATTTTATTGTGATACAAATGCTCCAACAGATGTTGTGGTATCAAATGTTAGCCTTACTTCCGCAACGGTTACCTGGACTGCCGACCCAAATACTCCGAACAATTATGTAAGATACCGGAAAGCTGGCAGTACCACCTGGATGATAGCAACGGGATTGTCTGGGCAAAATGTGTTTACTATTGGTATGTTAGAGCCCTGTACAATTTATGAAGTACAAGTTGCAAAAATATGTAACACGATAACGGGAACATGGTCCACTCCTATATTTTTTACAACAGTCATCAATTACTGTGCAAGCGCTTCTACAGATACCAGCATGATGCATATTTCCAATGTGACAGTAAACTCCACAGGGGTTACGGCTCCCATGGTCAGCAACTCCGGCTCATCCAACTATACAGATTACAGAAGCGATGTAAGCCGTAGAATAAAGTTTTTTGTAGGAAGTGTGGGCAATAAACTTTCGGTAAGTAATAGCTGGACCGGAACTCCAGGTACAACAACGGTAACTGCATGGATAGATCTCAATGCTAACGGCATTTTTGAATCCAGTGAAAGAGTAATGGTTGCCAATAATGTTACTCAGGCAGCTCCGGCTGTGTCTGTATTTAATATTCCAAGTTTTGCAACACTGACAACGTGTGGTACTGTAATGCGAGTGGTTTCAAGTCAAACTACACCTACAGATGCTTGTGGGACATTCACCTATGGCGAGGTTGAAGATTATGGGGTAGATATTATAAATCTCACACTAGGCGTTGGAGAATCAGTAAAATCTGTACAGCCTGAAATTTATCCTAATCCGGCATCTGATATTTTAAATATTTCCGGCACTTCAGAAGCAGCAAATTTTGAAATTTATAATGCTGTGGGACAAAAAACAGGAGAAGGTAAAGTTTCAGATCATAAAGTGAGCCTTCATCACCTTTCAAAAGGTGTTTATTTCATCCAGCTGAAAGACAGAGAAAGAGTAACCCGACTAAAATTCATTAAGAAATAA